A region from the Lolium perenne isolate Kyuss_39 chromosome 4, Kyuss_2.0, whole genome shotgun sequence genome encodes:
- the LOC127295950 gene encoding arginine biosynthesis bifunctional protein ArgJ, chloroplastic, translated as MPPPSLLLLHCRAPLPHRPLRMSSPSPSRLVCSVSSADGYVSAAPILLPDGPWKQVEGGVTAAKGFKAAGIYGGLRAKGQKPDLALVACDVDATVAGAFTTNVVAAAPVLYCKHVLTLSKTARAVLINAGQANAATGDAGYQDAVDSAEAVAKLLNVNTNDILIQSTGVIGQRIKKEALLNSLPRLVGSLSSSTEGSNSSAVAITTTDLVSKSIAVQTEIGGVPIKIGGMAKGSGMIHPNMATMLGVLTTDAQVRSDVWREMVRTSVSRSFNQITVDGDTSTNDCVIAMASGLSGLSDILTHDSAEAQQLQACLDAVMQGLAKSIAWDGEGATCLIEVTVTGSNNEAEAAKIARSVASSSLVKAAVFGRDPNWGRIACAAGYSGIHFNADQLDISLGVIPLMKNGQPLPFDRSAASKYLKDAGDIHGTVNIDVSVGSGGGSGKAWGCDLSYKYVEINAEYTT; from the exons ATGCCGCCACCCTCCCTCCTGCTCCTCCACTGCCGCGCGCCGCTCCCGCACCGGCCCCTCCGGATGAGCTCCCCGTCGCCGAGCAGGCTCGTCTGCTCCGTCTCCTCCGCCGACGGCTACGTCTCCGCGGCGCCGATCCTCCTCCCCGACGGCCCCTGGAAGCAG GTAGAAGGCGGCGTCACGGCCGCCAAGGGGTTCAAGGCCGCCGGCATCTACGGCGGCCTGCGCGCCAAGGGCCAGAAGCCTGATTTGGCGCTCGTTGCCTGCGACGTCGACGCCACCGTCGCCG GAGCTTTTACGACAAATGTGGTTGCTGCTGCGCCTGTTCTGTATTGTAAGCACGTCCTTACTTTGTCGAAAACT GCCCGCGCCGTGTTAATTAACGCTGGTCAAGCAAATGCTGCCACC GGTGATGCGGGATATCAGGATGCAGTGGATAGTGCAGAAGCTGTTGCCAAG CTTTTGAATGTGAACACAAATGACATATTGATCCAGTCCACTGGGGTCATTGGTCAAAGAATAAAGAAG GAAGCACTTCTGAATTCACTTCCTAGACTTGTAGGCTCGCTATCTTCATCTACTGAGGG TTCAAATTCTTCAGCTGTGGCCATTACAACTACAGACCTTGTTAGCAAGAGCATTGCTGTCCAAACCGAG ATTGGAGGAGTGCCTATCAAAATAGGAGGAATGGCCAAAGGTTCCGGGATGATTCATCCAAATATGGCAACAATGCTTGGT GTTCTGACAACTGATGCTCAAGTGAGAAGTGATGTTTGGAGAGAAATGGTCCGGACATCTGTGAGTAGAAGTTTCAACCAAATTACT GTGGATGGTGATACAAGTACCAATGATTGTGTTATTGCTATGGCTAGTGGATTATCTGGTTTATCCGACATTCTCACTCATGATAGTGCTGAAGCTCAACAGCTTCAAGCATGCCTAGATGCA GTAATGCAAGGTCTTGCAAAATCCATAGCATGGGATGGTGAGGGTGCGACTTGCTTAATTGAG GTTACTGTAACCGGGTCAAATAACGAGGCAGAAGCAGCTAAAATTGCTCGTTCAGTGGCATCGTCCTCCTTGGTTAAA GCTGCTGTATTCGGGCGAGATCCGAACTGGGGACGTATTGCTTGCGCTGCCGGCTATTCGGGCATTCACTTCAATGCGGACCAGCTTGATATTTCTCTTGGAGTTATTCCACTGATGAAAAATGGCCAACCACTCCCTTTTGACAG ATCCGCGGCTAGCAAGTATCTTAAAGATGCCGGAGACATCCATGGTACGGTGAACATCGATGTATCAGTGG GGAGTGGAGGAGGCAGTGGAAAGGCGTGGGGCTGTGACCTAAGTTACAAGTATGTTGAAATAAATGCTGAGTACACAACATGA